Within the Salarias fasciatus chromosome 2, fSalaFa1.1, whole genome shotgun sequence genome, the region gctctgctgaaggtgtggaggagattCCCCGCAACGTCAACGCAGGACACCTGGTGACTAAAGTCAGAGCCTATGACGCTGATATAGGATATAACGGCTGGCTGTTGTTCTCACTGCAGGAAGTTACTGACCACAGTCTCTTTGGTTTGGACCGCTACACAGGACAGATCAGGACACTTCGttcattcacagagacagacgaggcTGAACATAAACTGGTCATACTGGTCAAAGACAATGGAAATGTTTCACTGTCAGCAACAGCCACTGTGATTGTCAAACTTGTGGAGCCCAAAGAGGCCTTTGCAgcttctgatgtgaaaagtgcagcaaaagtggaggaggaggacaatgtTACATTTTACCTGATGATAACTCTGGGAGCTGTGTCTGTACTTTTTCTGGTCAGCATCATCATGCTGATTGCAATGCAGTGCTCCAAATCCACTGACTACACATCTAAATATCTACAAGAGACTAATTATGATGGAACACTGTGTCACAGCATCCAGTACAGATCTGGAGATAAACGATACATGTTGGTTGGACCCAGAATGAGTATTGGATCTACTATAGTTCCTGGCAGCCATGCAAATACTCTAGTGTTACCTGACAGGAGACGTGCTTCTGAAGAGGTAAGATATATCAGTTAAATATCACAAGGTCAAATACAATGAGACATCACTCCAGGTTTTCTATAATGGAATGTTGAGGAGCACATTGCATTCCTGAGTCATAAGTTTTAGTgactgagtgagagagagtgagtgagtgagtgagtgagtgagtgagtgagtgagtgagtgagtgagtgagtgagtgagtgagtgtgtgtgtgtgtgtgtgtgtgtgtgtgcgtgcgtgcgtgcgtgcgtgcgtgcgttatTGGCTGTATTCCTGTGGTTGGCTCCCTTTTGGTTGGTTGCTCTGTGAAATCAAATCACAAATTGGTACTAATGTAAAGACCTTTTAAGTTTAAAGTTGGTACGTTctgatgaaaaataataaaatcccCTTAACTTTAAGAAGAGATGCAAGCAACTATGATCAATTTCATCAGAAACTCCATAGAAAAAGTTTGGTGGATTAATTTGGAAACAGGACTAATATCTGTAAAGATATAAAGAGATGCATTGAAGAGAGGAAAATAGGCATCTGTCATCAATGGATTTAGAAACACATCACATCtctactttttatttatttatttatttacctgtttaaGAATCTCAATATCATGGTGAACAAATTGTCACAGACAGCCATAATCGTTCGaaaattgggatttttttttttttggtatttatCTTATTCTCAGTCCACTGCCTATGTTCGGTCTGTGTTGGTCTTCCTGAGTTTTCTGTGTCGGCTCTACCCTATTATCCAGGTGAGGAAATACCGAAGATACAGGTGCAAAGCACATTTGAAGTAAGGGCTGGAGTACTCATTTGTTTGTGGAGCGCCAGGTTCTGCTAAATTGTATGGTAATGAACTGATACCAGTCctttttaacagtttctgtTGGTGAGTTGACTTTCTTGTAGTAGACAGATCTTTAGTTCCATTACTttactcttcttcttcttctttttcttcttcttcttcttcgtcttctaataacaataataataataataataataataataataataataataataataataataataaaccgGATTGtgcatttcattgatttttcgttttgtgttttttttctgactcgTTCAACTTCAGGATTATTTCATGTATCTTACGCATGGAGTGACGACTGACAACAGATCATTGCAGAATAATGACAGTGTATGGTGTTTGAAATTGGAAATGTGTATGGTATCACgcggctttttttcttttctttctctctctctgtctttttttattattattttttttcactttactgTTATTCTTTGTCTTTTGTAAGCGCCCATTCAGAACTGTTATATATCATGCAAGCATTTACAAAATTTAGGGAAGGTCTCCAGAGTCGCTGTTCGTGGTGCTGAAGAAGAATCTTCCAAAGATGGCAGCAATgtggtgtgtttatttgtgcgGTGGCCCGGCTGGTGTCTGTACAACAAagattcaatttatttatttatttatttatttatttatttatttatttatgcagtCACTGAAAGCACCAAccccatgtttgtttgttttttgttttgtttgtttttttattattccataTAGAAACCAATGAAACAGCGCTTGCTCCACTGGTGGCTCGAACGTGAAAATATAACTATTTATTGTGTGGATTAGGGTCGGGGTTATCCAACTTGTTGTGAAGTTCAGTATATTTTCAACTTACTTTCTCTTCTGCCCTCAGAAATTTGCCCCAAGGACGGGCAATGAAGTccccaaaaaaatatttctgaaaactCAAATACTGGAAATGTCTATGCATTGTCTGCTCACACGGTGTCACTGCTGGTTGCAATGAGCGACTCCTGGTTGCTCGTGTGGTGCGTTTTCGCGACATCATTGTGCATTCGGGCGATGGCTGCATGATGGTACCGCTCCACCAAGACTGTTTCTTAATATCATTTACAGAAAGCGTCCTGTACGTGTAATCCCGTGTAGACATTATTTTTAATGCCTAGCTATCCCGATCTCTTTGTTTCGTTTTAATATCACCATGGCACGACGAGGACGCGCAGTATGGCTGGAGCGcctgatttttattgtttctctgGGACTAACATTGGATTTTACTTCGGCACAACTGCGATACTCTATTCCAGAGGAGCTGGCGGTGGGCGCTGTGGTTGGTAATGTGGCTAAAGATTTAGGGCTGGATCTCAGTGCTTTGATCGCTCGAGGATTCCGCATAGTATCGGGATCAGGTGCATCGGGATCAGGTGCGCCCCTGTTCCAACTCAGTCAGAATGGCATCTTACTCTTGAACCGAAAAATAGACCGAGAAGAGGTGTGCGAACGCATCACTGCCTGCATTATTAACATAAAGACTGTCCTGGAGAACCCGCTGGAGGTGCACTATGTTGGAGTTGAAGTTTTGGACGTTAACGATCACGCTCCCACTTTCTCTGCCAATGAGACGTATTTGGAGATTTCAGAATCCACTTTACCAGGCGCGAGATTTCAGCTGCAGGGCGCCCGCGACCCGGACAGCGACATGTTTTCTATTCAACAGTATAAGCTCAgtcaaaatgatcattttcGGCTGGAGGttaaagatggaggagaggatggcAAAATCCCTGTGTTGTATTTGCACAAACCGCTGGACaaagaagctgcaggaagtcaCAGGTTGCTGTTGACAGCAGTCGATGGAGGAAAACCTGCTCGATCGGGAACATTGGGAATCATCGTTAATGTTTTGGATGTTAATGACAATATGCCAGTTTTTTCCAAAGAGTCATACACTGCAGTTGTTAATGAAAATTCACCTATTGGCACAACTGTTGTAAAAGTAAATGCCACAGATTTGGATGATGGTTTAAATGGGGAGGTGGTTTATTCATTTggaaataatgtaaataacaaATTGAGGAACCTTTTTGAGGTTGATGCCAGCACTGGTGAAATTATTGTTAAAGGACTCCTAGATTTTGAAGCTAAAGACAAATATGAAATTGTTATTAAAGCTTCTGATAAAGGACCAGTGCCCCTTTCAACagaaaaaagtgtcaaaataaGTATTGTGGATCTGAATGACAATGCACCAGAGATAGAAGTGACATCTTTTTCAAGTGCAGTTCCTGAAGACTCAAAACCTGGGAGAACAGTAGCATTAATAAGTGTAAATGACAATGATTCAGGTGTGAATGGAAAGGTGATTTGTTCTATTAACGAAAATGTACCTTTCACACTAACTCCCTCTTTACAGGAAAATATGTATTCTATAGTCACAAAATCCATGCTGGACAGAGAGCATCAGTCCAAATATGATGTGAAAATATTTGCAAAAGATGCTGGTGAACATCCTTTGTCATCTGAAAAGACAATAACTGTGACAGTATCAGATGTGAATGACAACAGTCCAGAGTTTTCAGCAAATCCATATACATTTTATGTCACAGAGAACAATGTTGCAGGAGCTCCGTTATACTCTGTGAGTGCACATGACTGTGATGAGGGCAGTAATGCTCTCATATCTTATAACATAGTGAGGAGTGCTACTGAACACAAAAAGCTgacatcatttttaaacataAACTCTGAAAGTGGAGAAGTTGTGGCACTGAAAAGTTTTGACTTTGAAACCCTGAAAACTTTCCAATTTCAAGTTGTAGCCACAGATTCTGGAACTCCATCACTCAGCAACAACGTGACAGTCAATGTGTTCATTCTGGATCAGAACGACAACGCTCCAGTCATCCTGTATCCACTCAGCTCCaacggctctgctgaaggtgtggaggaAATTCCCCGCAATGTCAACGCAGGACACCTGGTGACTAAAGTCAGAGCCTATGACGCTGATATAGGATATAACGGCTGGCTGTTGTTCTCACTGCAGGAAGTCACTGACCACAGTCTCTTTGGTTTGGACCGCTACACAGGACAGATCAGGACGCTTCGCTctttcacagagacagacgaggcTGAACATAAACTGGTCATAATGGTCAAAGACAACGGAAATGTTTCACTTTCAGCAACAGCAACTGTGACTGTCAAACTTGTGGAGCCCAAAGAGGCCTTTGCAGCTTCTGATGTCAAAAGTGCAACAAAAGATGATGATAACAacgtgactttttatctgatgATCACTTTAGGATCCGTCTCAGCACTTTTTCTCATCAGTATAATTGTGCTGATTACAACACAGTGCTCCAAATCCACAGACTATACATCTAAATATTTACAAGAGACTAATTATGATGGAACACTGTGTCACAGCATTCAGTACAGATCTGGAGATAAGCGATACATGTTGGTTGGACCCAGAATGAGTATTGGATCTACCATTGTCCCCGGCAGCCATGCAAATACTTTAGTGCTACCTGACAGGAGGCGTGCTTCTGAAGAGGTAAGACTTTATTCAAGAGTAGTTTCCATATGCATTCAAGCGATAGTTAAGTTATTACAAGATAGATATTTTAACACAAGAGTAAATAAAACACTAAATTAGATAATTTATTCCAAGTTACTCAGATGAATAGCAATTTAAAAATATCTAAACTCAGTTTCTGCAGTCTGCATTAAGTTGTTGTAGGCTTACAGGTTGCAGTTCGCTTCTTGATTAACAAATCACACTGTTATTAACTGTTGTTCAGTTACACAATGATAAAACTCTGATGAGGTAAGaatgcaaaaaaattaaaaaacaaaacaaaacaaaatcatatTAACACATGATAAAATGATGCAAACATTGGAGCAGTGGTTAGGGCATACAGAGTAGAGGTCATGGGTTCAGCAGCGGCTGGGcctttctgtctggagtttgcatgtaaTAAGAGAAAGTCACCTTTTTTCCAGAGTCATACCTGAAGACAAGGTTACACTATGATGCAGTGTGAGAACTCTAATTTAACTGTCCTCTGTGAAGTGCTGAGTTtgccaggcttttttttttttttttttttgtggaatgtgcattttctttgtgcgtgtgttttgctttttacctagcttattatgtttgtttttttttcgtctttcaTGTCCTCCCTGATCCTTATCTTTCACTGACAGATGATTTATGTAGAATTTATTGTTTAACAAAGTGTGGCTTTTTCAGTGACCAATATGTTACCTTGTCCTTAAAGCAATAAGGCTGATTTGTTGGCTACACTTGGAGCATTAAAGGTCCTATTGCTTGAGTTACTACAGTGGTTCTTTTTGTAGCACGCATCTGTTAAGATTGTCAGTCACCTCTGTCATGTTATGTGTGACTTCTTCATGAAGGCAGCTGGACTCTTTAAAGTTTTGATGACATTTCACTTCCCATCCAAAATGGATTGTGACTAATTAAAAAAGATCTCAATTATTttaattagttttatttttaactgatgttttgttatttaaatgggttttttgtACCATTTTATCTCAgttactgcttttttttattcaaagccCTGTATGTGTtttccacaattttttttttttccccctgaggTTTGTTCGATGTGTATAAGGAGCGTGACTGACCAGCTAGAGAAGTTACTTGAGGTCCTTACTTGGTGATGTGGTCGAGGTGATTCAACCGGCCATGGATGGCTGGAGCTAAGACAGAGAATGATGCAGAGAAAGCCTGAGGCAGGCGTGCAGTGAATCACAATGTGCAGCCGGTCAGGTTTGGTTGAGATGTCTCGGCTATCTCAGTTTGTttatgaagcattaaaaaatacatatcCTTGTagtttttgaagaaatgtatatTATTTGTATCGgcacaaaagagagagaacactTTATGTATGTGAAGCACATAGTCGATTCACGGCAATCCATTTGGATTTGCTAGAGAAATAGGTCATACTTTATCGAATGTGTACAGGTCTGCATGGGAGACTTCTGGGTAGATTCTGTGTCAAATACTGTGTGTTGCCCATGGCAACACATCAGGAGATCCACCTCTTGGAGTGTACTGGTTTTCACAGACTAGCAAGCGCTCAGGAGTCTTAGCAACAGCAGCAGTAGAGGATgaatgagagagggaggggggggcaaacagagcagcagaagagggggaggggaagTGGCTTCTGTATGGCTCATCCACAGGCATCTCACAATATTTAATGAAAATGGGCTTTTTTTTGCCGGGAACACACGGATTATGTcaatgaaaatgtcattgtAAACGAAGCAGCAGATGGTCCAAACATCGAAGCAACGGTGAAGGCGGGAAAAGCTGAGCCTTTAATTAGATATTTTATAGAATGGAGATAATCTTTTCTTCACATAACTAGGTCAACCCAATACAACCTAACTAGAAAAGTACCAGCAGAAAGCACGCATCAAAATAATCACTGAACATGTCTGCTGAAGGCTGGTGGTGTATTTTGGCccaatgaaatttaaaaaaaagaaaaatacaaatgcaGGAAGGTAAAAGATCCTTTCACATCCACAGTGAGGCTTGACTTCATGAAGAGGCATCACACATTTTCCCAACAGTTCTCAGTCCAGTTTTATTTAGCTCTACATCAGTAATGACAACTGCCTCccagtgtgcttgtgtgtgaatatttaatgtacgcctgtgtgtgtgtgtgtgtgtgtgtgtgtgtgtgtgtgtgtgtgtgtgtgtgtgtgtgtgtgtgtgtgtgtgtgtttgctgattGAAAGTGTATGTGGCATCATGTGTGCTGCAGTGCAACAGCAGTGCTGTAAGCTGTGCCTGGACAGCAGATGCCCAGAAAAGATGTGATTAAATTACGAGTGCATCCCATTAAAAGTAGTAAGTGCAGGATGATGTGGATCATGCGGGATGAAATTATGACatgtatttttcacatttttaaagattttttttatttctatgaaGCCGTATTCTCTAAGCTTgcaaagagagaggaaacagatggGAAGAGGAGTGAATGAACTGTAGCAAGGAAATGCAGTGATCCTCTGATGGATCAACACATTGCATTAAGCTGTATCACCAGTGCAGCAATCTGAAGCATACTACCATTTCTGACTGGTTGAGCTATATTTTGATTGCAGTAAAACAAGATTGTAGAGTACAGCATGGCACATGTTCATTCTGCTCTCTTTAGCAGGGGTGTGGCTGCTTGCTCCAGTGGCTTTGTCTGTTTGCTTGGCTGGCTCATCATATCTGTGCAATTGTGTTTGCATACTGAATGTCTACACTGACAATTATTCACAGTTTTcgcctctgtgtgtctgtttatgttATCTTTGTTAAGCAGGTGATAGTGTTTTCCTCCTTAAACTGTATTCAGTGCTACGAGGGGAGAGGTATGAAATCCAGTTACAACAGTGGCTGTGTTCTCATTTCAGCAGTTTGAGGGGGCGCCTTTGTTGTATTTGGGTGCTTGTCCACATACAGCACATGCTGTGCTTCCCAAAAaacattatattttttttttccaccttcttCTGATGTTTTACAGCATGTACACCTGCAGCATAAccgaaaaaaaataaatccaattaCATTACCCTTTATAGACATCTTTTGtaattttacaatttttttctcagttgttaaaaaaaaacaacaattttatTTGCACTCTTATTTGTAGGGGAGTTGCTTCATGCAGTGCTCTGTATGTTCTTGCTCTGTTTTTGCAGCTTCTGtctgcctcctccctcttcaTTTCCCCGCTTTCCCGCCACACTGAAatcacttgcttttttttttccctcccccaTCTTCCTCTTGGCCTCTTTTTCCTGCTGTAATGCACTTGCCCTTCGTTTCCTCCTTCATACATCGCCCTTCCCTGTCTCCCAGTCGTTTTTCTGATTTTTCGATCCGCAGTCTTtatccctcctctctctctcgttctgcCACATGCTCTCCAGCTGTATGGCGCTGTGCCTCATGCCTGTAGGGTTGTGACTGCGGATGCTGAATGTactgttgtgtgtcagtagggCACATTCACTCTCGAAGCTCCAGCTTTGTTTGTGAATGGCGCCACTGACATTGAGGTCAGCAGCAGTGATGTTAATCTAATTTACGGGCACAGCACTGTATGGCCAAAGCAGCAATTGTCTTTGTGTTATCGCTTTGTGCATGCTGACTTGTGCTCACTGTGCTCTCACGCACACGTAGAACAGCATGTCACACATGCTCACGTGCTTCTGATCACCTTTACTAAGAGACATTATGCTAAAGAGTTAAGGTTGGATGGATGCATCTGCTATAAGTCAATCATACCAACAACACTTGATGCCCAAAAAGTGTAATTTTcagcttcaagtgaaaattgttCAAATATAactatgtgtttttatttaggATTTCTCCTTCGGATGTCCCTGTTGAGAGCATATGTGTTATAAATCTGGTGACTGCACCTCAAAAACTCCTCTGCTTCTCTATGCTTTctattttctaaaacaaaaattCAGGTTTGCTTGTTTGTCCCATATCACATCTTgctctttctttgtgtctgttACCGTTTCCTTCTGTGAGGGACAACATACTGTTTGCCATGCGTGTCGCATTTgattcttcaaatcttaacttTACCTCTTTGTTTCATCAGGTGCATAGATCAGATACTAAATTGTGCTTTTGTCTGCTCCGTTACCAAAAACCAAGAATCCTAAGTATTAGGTTAGTCATGCTCAGTGGGTCATGATTTAAATGAGAATACTGAATGTGAGTCAAGGCCAGGCAACTTTATTGCAGTTTAAAACTTCTTTTCGATTATGTTGAATTATTTAGAGAAGCTTAAACATCATGactgaaaatagtttaatcatCCAAATGTGCATAAATGGTGTAAATGGAATATTTTGTTTCATATGAATAATCATAGGTGCAAAAGAGTCCTGAAAATGTGCACTTTACATTAGATTGTACTCAATTTAAAGTAGAGGTACAGATGTTTACACAGCACTCTTCTCTAAAACCCCTCAACACAATGTACAGTGAAAGCATATTCTCGAAAAGATGGCGTGTGCAAAAATATGGCAATTAGtttttaaactgtgattttCGAGTATAAAACAAGAAACCTGTTGCAGGTAAATGCAGATGAAAAGGCTTGTAGAgctgcattatgtaataacttGCCGCATTTTGTGATAAAATTATTGAACGCAATATGTAATAAAGtttgccgcattttgtaataaattgcTACATATTACACcggttattacaaaatgcgggtgTTAAAAAacgtttttgaagaaaatgtaataatttggtgcattatgtaataaaccaCCAAAATTCATGtctcaatttgaaaaaaaaaaaaaaaaaacatgataacatcagaacaacattgattttaagCATTCTAGCATGACTCATAACTTAGAATTACTTTTACAAACTATGTTTCAATAGTCAAAACTTATTCAACTATAACTGTTTATTATAATTATAGAGAATGTGTCTGATAGCTCAGagacaaaaactgcacaaaatgcCTGTTAGACACAAACATTATCGGT harbors:
- the LOC115403743 gene encoding protocadherin alpha-8-like; this encodes MARRGRAVWLERLIFIVSLGLTLDFTSAQLRYSIPEELAVGAVVGNVAKDLGLDLSALIARGFRIVSGSGASGSGAPLFQLSQNGILLLNRKIDREEVCERITACIINIKTVLENPLEVHYVGVEVLDVNDHAPTFSANETYLEISESTLPGARFQLQGARDPDSDMFSIQQYKLSQNDHFRLEVKDGGEDGKIPVLYLHKPLDKEAAGSHRLLLTAVDGGKPARSGTLGIIVNVLDVNDNMPVFSKESYTAVVNENSPIGTTVVKVNATDLDDGLNGEVVYSFGNNVNNKLRNLFEVDASTGEIIVKGLLDFEAKDKYEIVIKASDKGPVPLSTEKSVKISIVDLNDNAPEIEVTSFSSAVPEDSKPGRTVALISVNDNDSGVNGKVICSINENVPFTLTPSLQENMYSIVTKSMLDREHQSKYDVKIFAKDAGEHPLSSEKTITVTVSDVNDNSPEFSANPYTFYVTENNVAGAPLYSVSAHDCDEGSNALISYNIVRSATEHKKLTSFLNINSESGEVVALKSFDFETLKTFQFQVVATDSGTPSLSNNVTVNVFILDQNDNAPVILYPLSSNGSAEGVEEIPRNVNAGHLVTKVRAYDADIGYNGWLLFSLQEVTDHSLFGLDRYTGQIRTLRSFTETDEAEHKLVIMVKDNGNVSLSATATVTVKLVEPKEAFAASDVKSATKDDDNNVTFYLMITLGSVSALFLISIIVLITTQCSKSTDYTSKYLQETNYDGTLCHSIQYRSGDKRYMLVGPRMSIGSTIVPGSHANTLVLPDRRRASEEVRLYSRQ